The following is a genomic window from Niabella soli DSM 19437.
CGATGTGGAAAAAACAATTGCCACCGATCTTTTGACAAAGCAACCCCAACCCGGGAAAATTGTTAAGGAAACGGCAGATGCCAAACTGGGCACCAAAACCTGGGAGCTGAGTAACGGAACCACTGTAACATTTAAAAAGACGGACTTTAAAGACGATGAAATTCAGATGGGGGGGCGCCGTTATGGTGGTACCAATGAATATGGAGTGGCCGATAAATTTAACGCCCAGTATGCATTGTCCGTAGTGGGTGCTATGGGGTATGGTAATTTTTCACCCACCGATCTGCAAAAAGCGCTTGCCGGAAAAACAGTATCCGCGGGGGCTTCTTTTACGGCTATTACCGATGGTTTTTCAGGCAGCTCCAGCAAAAAAGATCTGGAAACCATGCTGCAATTGCTTTATCTGAAAGCCACGGCGCCCAGGATCGATACAGGGTTGTACCGTTCATTTGTTCAAAAAAACAAAGCCGGAGTAGCCTTTATCCTTGCTGACCCCCAGGCCAGTTTTGTAGATACCCTGCTTAAAACGGTTTATCAGAACAATCCACTGGCGCCCACTGCCATACCGCGCCCCGAATATTTTGATCAGATCAATATGAGCCGCGCGATACAGATCTATAAAGAACATTTTGGCGATGCCAGCGGTATGCAGTTTGCTTTTGTAGGAAGCATTGACGAAGCGGTATTAAAACCATTGGTGGAAAAATACATCGGTGGCTTACCGGCTACAAAAAGGAGGTTTGCATTTAAAGATAATGGCGTGCGCCCCGCAAAAGGAAAAGTAGATCTTACCGTTTATAAAGGGGAGGCGGAAAAAAGCCTGATCCTTTCTATGATCTCCGGCCAGGCGCCTTATAGCCCAGATCTGGCATTAAATATGCGGGCGGTAAGCGATGTTTTGAACATCCGTGTTATTGAAGAGCTACGGGAGAAAATACAGGGGATTTATTCAGGGGGAACATCGGCCCGTCTGGATCAATATCCCTATGCGCACTTTACATTCTTTGCGCAGTTGCCAACAGGCCCGGCTGCCGTGGATACCCTGCTAAAGGCGATGACTGAGGAAACTAACAGCATTAAAAATAACGGACCTTCGGCTGAAAACCTGAATAAGGTTAAGCAGCAATGGATTGAGCACAACAAGGTTTCGATGAAACAAAATGGTACCTGGCTGGATTATATCCTTTCCGCGCGCCTGGAGAAAAAAGATCCGGACCGCTTTTTAAATGCAGAAAAATATTTTAACGGCGTAAGCATTCAAAGCGTTAAGAACGCAGCGGGGGTGATCTTCTCCAGCAATAACGTCGTGACGGCTATTTTGCAACCGGCTAAGAAATAGCGTTCTATTAGTTGTAGGGCAGCGTGTGCTATCAAAAGAAGAGAAACGATAAACCTGCGTTACCAGCGTTTATCGTTTCTCTTTTCACATCAGTCCGTCATACGATGAGTCCGCCCAAAGGCCGGCGAAAAGAAATCGCATCGTTAGACAACGTGATTTTGAGAGAATGTAGAATGAGAAATATTTATGGCTATTCACCTTTTCATAAACATAAGATCCCTCGGCAGCTTCGCAGCTCTGCCAATGACAGATTACGTTATGTATTGAAAACCAATTACACTTTTCGTCATGCTGAGCGCAATGCAATGGAGCCGAGGCATCCCTGTGATGCCAAACTGCCTTGGAATTGAGAGACCCTTCCGCTCCGCCCCGAAAGCTTTCGGGACTGCGGTCAGGGTGACGAAAGAATATTATGTCATCGCCTCATTGTTTTTGCCCGCCTGAATGATCGCAGATCGAACAGGCTGCGCAAATAAATAACTCGGGATGACGGTCCTGTTGATAGTTCCACATTCTCACATTTCCACATTTTCAAATTCCTCATTTTACAGCTTTATACAATTGCTGATGCAGTTCGTGCAAGACCTTCGGGTCAATTTTAAAAACCTTTCGATCATAGGTCATCAGCCCGTTGGTCTCAATTTCCACATCGGTTGTCTGGGTGTAAACAGCGGCAGATAAACCCAAGGGGATGAGTTTCGCCAATTGCCCTATCAGCGTGGCATACCGGTCTTTGAGCTCATTTTGATTTTTGAAACTCTGGTAGCCCCAGTTATTCTTTTCCTGCCAGGTATGCCCCTCAAGCGGTAACCCCAATCCTCCAAATTCTCCTAATACCAGTACACGGCTTTCGCCGAATAACTTCGGATCGGGCATTGCAGGAGCGGGATAGTTGTGCAGGTCCATAATATGGCCCACAGGAAAGAAATTACCACCACTGGCGCTGTTGATCAGCCGCGATGGATCGTGCTGCATGGTCCACTCCGTAATTTCCTTTGTTTTAAACTGGCCCCAGGCTTCATTAAAAGGAACCCAAACCACGATGCTTGGGAAATTATAAAGGTTATCCATGATCTCTTTCCATTCAGAACGGTAAATGGCTTCGGATTCCGGGCTTCTTTCTTTATCCAGGTTTCCGCCGGAAAGCTGCCCAGGTCGCGAATCCCATACATTGCCACCCATATCGCCGCTCGGCATATCCTGCCATACCAATACGCCCAGTTCATCGCAATAGTGGTACCACCTTGCCGGCTCTACTTTTACATGCTTGCGGATCATATTAAAGCCCATGTCCTTAGTAGTCTGTATATCAAAACGCAGTGCTTCATCGGTTGGTGCCGTATAAAGTCCGTCCGGCCACCAGCCCTGGTCCAGCGGCCCATACTGGAAAACAAACTGGTTGTTCAGCAGCATGCGTTGTACGCCGTTCTCCTTCTGCATCGAAATTTTTCGCATAGCGAAATAAGAACCGGCAGCATCTATGACTTTTGTCTTGCGCAGTAATTCGATCTTCAATTCATATAAATAAGGATTATCTGGTGTCCACAATTTCATTGCATCTATTGGCAGGGCCGCGGTTGCTCCCGGGTTTACCTGGGTTTCGCTTAACTTCTTTCCTTTATCGAGGGCAATTACCCGCACTTTATCGCCTGGTTGCGCATTGGCGATGTTGGTTTCCACTTTGATCGTTTTCTGGTCAATGTCCGGAGTATTTTTGGTAGCGACGATGTAAGCAGCAGGAACGCCCTCTATCCAAACCGTTTGCCAGATACCCGTTACCGGTGTGTACCAGATTCCATTAGGCTTTTTGACCTGCTTACCCCGTGGTTGCGGACCATCATCTGAAGGATCCCAAACACGTACGGTGATTTCCTGGGCTTTGCCTTTTTTTATGAGTTTTGTAATGTCCAATGTAAAAGCACCATAGCCGCCTTTATGGGTGCCTGCTGGCTGTCCGTTCACGAACACATCGCACTTCCAGTCTACCGCTCCAAAATGTAAGAGCACATTTCCTTTAGTGATTGCTGCGGGCAGTTGGATGGTTTTCCGGTACCAGAGGGCATTGTCTTTGCCTACTGTTTTTTGCACACCCGAAAGCGCGGACTCTACGGGATAGGGGACGAGGATCTTGCCATCGAAAGCTGCAGGGACCGCCTCCGCGGTTGTGGGTTTAATGGCGTAATCCCAGGATCCGTTCAGATTGATCCAGTTGCCCCGCACCAGTTGTGGCCTTGGGTATTCGGGCAACGGTTTTTGCGGATCAACCGCCGCGGCCCATTTTGTTTTAATTGTTGATCTCCCCGCGGGTTGCTGGCTCCAAAGGCTGCAATAAAGTAACAGCAAAGCCGGTAATAAAGCGAATCGTTGCATGGTTAAAAGTTTGGTCTAAAAATAGGTATTTTGGATAACCCGGGTCATTATGATTGTCTCATTTACTAAACAATTTGTCTCAGAAGCTACCTGAAAATAAAATTATTGTGATACAGGTCCTGCAAACCGGCAGCTATCAGGATGTAGATTAAATGATATTATTTCAGCGCAAAGCTGTACCATCAGCGGGAAATACTGCTATATACAAAATGTGGGGACTTTTTTTAAACGTTTTCCCGGAGCAGTTATCTTTTTGTCATTATTACCGCTCCTGTTATGGAGGGCTCGTTCGGATTTACATCGGTGCCTTCATATCTCAGGCGCCCGTCGCTATCGTTAATGAGCTCTGCTAATTCAAAAACATTAGTGTAACCATAACCATACAGGCCAATATAGGTGGGAATATTCAGGGCCAGGGCATAAGGGCTGGTCTTTCCGCGGACGTTTTTAAAACGGATATTGTTTGCAGGAAAATGTTCCGGGTCGCCCTCTATATTGTTGTTACAATAGATCAGCACTCTGGTGTTGGCTGAAGGAATGATCCCGGCCAGGTTGTCCTGGGTAAAATCAGAAAAATCCAGATGTACGGCGCCCGCTATGTGTTTGCGGTCATACATTTCACCCGACCGGGTGTCCAGGATAATGGTTCCTGTTTGTTTGCTCAGCTTTAAAAAAACATCCAGGTTCACCAGTCTTGTTTTGCGATGCAGCTTTACCAGTTTGAGGAGTGTTTCATAACCGTCAAAATCAACTTTTGTTTTGGGTAATTGAGCGGAAGTATTTTTTGCATTTAAAAATACGATCAGCAGCAGTAATAATGCCCCTTTTTTCATAGCAGATATTCTTTATACTATGTAAGATAGTTATTTTCCCGGGTGTGTAAAAAATGAGGCGCCTGGTAGTTTTCTTTTGTTGCAGCAGCAAAGAGATTTTTCAGCGATTTAAGCACTCAGGGGTTAAAACAATTCTAACGGGCGGGCGCTATGACTCTCGTGTTTAAGCATTTTAAACAACAGCAAGGCTTCTGTTTCGCCAGGCAAAAGGATGGTTCCGGAATCTTTTAAGCCCAGTTTTTTCAACAGTCCCTGCGATGCCAGATTCCCAGGCGCTGTAATCGCAAAAATAGCTTCCAGCCCGAAGAGGTTAAATCCCGCTTCCAGCATTTTTTCGGTGGCTTCAAAGGCGTATCCCTTTCCTTCAAAACGCGGTAACAGGGCAAAACCGATATCGATCCCTGGCAGGCCCTTGCGCTCGTACAGTCCGCAGAGCCCTATCTTTTTTTCATCCTCTTTTCGAATGATGGTAAAACTCCCGAAGCCCAGCCGGTCCTGTTGAGGCTTTATCCGTTGTGCTATATAATTACCCGCTTTTTCAAAAGAGGTAATATCGCGGTTGCCGATATACTTTAACCATTTAGCAGAATTCATGAGATAGAACAGCAGCGATGTATCGCTTTCATTGGTAGGCCTGAGCAGCAGCCGTTCTGTTTCAAATGAAATAATGGAACTCATGCAGTTGAACTTTAATTGCTTTTCAAATATAACAAAAGAAACCGAATGTTAATTGCAAAGGCGCATTAGTCTATAGTCAATGGTCAATAGTCAATGGACCGCCGCGTTCAGCATTGAGCGTTCAGCGTTCCGCATTTACATTTCTTATTCTACATTCTCCCTGCCCGCATATTCGCTTGGCGCTACTCCAAAATGTTTTTTAAATTCCTTGCTGAAATATTTGCGGTTGTCATATCCCACGGCAAAGGAAATTTCATTAATCGTCATATTCTTTTGCAGCACCAGTTCAGCAGCCTTTTTAAAGCGTATATTTTTTATGAGTTCGTTCACCGACATATTGGTGAGCGCTCTTAGTTTTTTGTAAAGTACCGGTGTGCTCATGGCCACTTTCCGGGAAAGTTTCTCCACGCCGAAGTCAGGATCTTCCAGGTGCGCTGTGATGATCCCGATTACATGATTAAGAAAATCACTTTCGGTTTTGACCGCCGCATCTTTGTTATCGCCGGTCCTGTTGGCCGCCAGGTGTAGCGTAAACTCTTTGCGCAGCCGCTGCTGCAACTTCTGTTGGGTTTCCAGCAGATTTTGAATCGTTAGCTCAAGCACCTGCGTGCTAAACGGTTTGGTAATATAGGCATCGGCACCTTTCTCCAGGCCCTCTATCTGATCATTTTGTGTACTTTTAGCAGTCAAAAGCAATACGGGAATATGGTTGGTGCGTTCGTCTTCTTTTATTTTCCGGCAAAGTATATCCCCATTCAGCCGGGGCATCATAATATCACTGATAACAAGGTCCGGAATAGACTCCGTTACCATTTCCAGGGCCGCGGCTCCGTCCGGGGCCAGTAGAATATTATAATAATGTTCGAGCTCTTGTTTAAGCAGCGCCCGCAACTCCGGATTATCTTCTGCTATTAAAACAGTATAGGGCTGCCGGTGCGGCCGCCCCGAAATGGCGGGCAAAGGTTCCGGGCGCAGCGGGTGTAGTGGGGCGGCAACACTTTTCTTTGCGGCCGGAGCAACCAGGTGAACCTGGGTATCCGTATTAAAATGGCCGGCGCCGGGTAAAAGCGTTACAGTAAAACAAGTGCTTCCCTCTGTACCTTCCGTTTTTTGTTGCGTACTTTCCACCCGAAGCTTGCCATGGTGCAGCTCCACTATTTTTTTGGCGATCGAAAGCCCCAGCCCATAACCGGTATTTTGCAAGCCGTGATCCTGCACCTGGAAATAATTGGTGAATAGTTTCTGCATATATTTAGGAGCGATCCCGATCCCCGAGTCGAGGACGGTGATCTCTGTTGCCTGTTGCTGGTGATTCACTTTCAGGGCGATCCTTCCGCCTTCAGGAGTAAATTTGAAGGCATTGGCCAACAGGTTAAAGAACACTTTTTCGAGCTGTTTTTTATCAACGAACAGCCAGGCTTCTTTTGTATTGTGCGTATAGGAAATACTGATTTTTTTGGCCAGGGAAAGCTCGCTGAAACTGACATAGATCTGTTGAAGGAACGCGATCAGTTCTGTTTCTTCCACTTGCAAATTCAGATGGTTGGCTTCCGCTTTTCTGAAATCCATCAATTCACTCACCAGGCTCAGCAACCGGTCCGAATTATTTTTTATTTGAGTTAATTGCTGACTGGTGAAATTTTGCTCTTTATTAATGTGCAGCAGTTTTTCAATGGGAGCCATGATAAGCGTAAGGTGGGTTCGTATCTCATGCGAAACATTCGTAAAGAAATTGAGCTTGATCTGGTGTAGCTCGTCTTCTTTTTTTAAAAGGGCCCGCATAAAGAAGAAGCGCACTAGTAAAAAAAGGATTGCGGACAACAGGAGCATATAAATTAAATAAGCCAGGTTGCTGCGCCAGAAGGGAGGAAGCACTGTTATTTTTAGGGCAATCGGTCCTGTCCATACTTCGTCATTATTTGCTCCTTTTACTTCCAGAAGATACTCGCCCGCGGGCAGGTTGGTATAGGTTGCGGAAGGCGCACGCACCTGCTTCCAGTTATTGTCAAAACCAGATAGCTTAATTAAATACTTGTTTTTGTTGCTTTTTATATAATTCAGCAACGCAAAATTTATTGAAAAAAGATTCTGGTCGTGTTTAAAGACGATTGCATTTGTTTGGTCGATATTGTTTTTTAATGGCCCTTTTTTTTCATCGATCCTGACCTCATCATTGTTAAGCAGTAACCCTGTAAATACAAGCGGAGAGCGGTAATTATTTATTACAACCTGTTCCGGGAAAAAATGAGTGATGCCATGATAGCCGCCAAAAAAGAATTCCCCCTTGCTATCGGCCAGAAACGAATTATAGTTAAACTCTTTCCCTGCCAGGCCATCAGCCGTGGTATAAGTGGTGGCGCTTTTCCGCGCCGGATCAAAGCGGATCAGCCCGACGTCGGTGCTCAGCCATAACTGCCCGTTGTGGTCCTTTAGCAGGCCTACAATATTCCGCTGGCCTAAAATATTTTTGTAATCGTAAAATTGTTTTGACCGGATATTGTAAATAGTGGTGGGGCCGTTTCTTTGGGTAAGCCATATATTGCCGTTCCCATCCGGCAAAATACTGTTTACATTAATATTTTTATTGATCACTGTTACCTTGTTGCCGGCAACGCTGTAGAGGCCCGGTGTGCCGCCAAGCCATACAATGCCGGAGGGGTCCTTATAGATAGTGCTGGCCTGCACTTGTTTTAATGCTTCCAGGCCGTTATCAAATGTCAAGGGGGTAAGATGCGTGCCGTTTTTCTGAAATAAATAGATGCCGCTGGTACTGATTACCCAAAAGCGTCCCAGATTATCCGTTGCCATTGCAGAAACTTCCATCCGGGCAGAATGCACCTGGTTGGGGGTGTAGAGGTAATGTTTGAAAACGCCTGATTGGCGGTCCAGCACGTTTAAGCCACCGCCGTGGGTGCCACACCACACATTCTCCTCTGCATCCAGGTAAACGAATTTTACCAGGTTGGAGGCAATGCTGGCGGGGTTGGTAATATCATTTTTATATTCCGTATACCGGTTATTCCGGCGATCGAAAAAATTAAGACCTCCTCCTTCGGTACCGATCCAAAGGTTGCCGTTGTTGTCTTCCACAATACTGCTTACCACATTATTATTAAGGGTATTTCCTTTTCCGTCATTACGGATCACCTTAAAGGGGGTGGAAAACGCATCCACCCGGTTCACCCCACCAAAATAAGTGCCCACCCAAATGGAACCATTGGCATCTTTGAACAGGCTATAGATGGAATTCTGACTGAGGCTTTTAGCATCGTTGCCGTTATTCTGAAAATTAGAAAAAGTTTTCGTTTTAAGATTCAGGACGCTGAGGCCTTCCTGGGTGCCCACCCAAAGTTCATCGTTGTTTTTGGACAGGATACTGCGCACATTATTATGTATGAGGCTATTGGCCTGTCCGTTTTGCTTGGAGAAATGGGTAAAGGTCCGGGTGGCGGGATTATATTCATTGAGGCCGGCATTCAGCGTGCCGATCCAGATATTACCGGCAACATCTTCATAAATAGAAGAAACGGCATTGTTGCTTAATGTATTGGTTTTTAATGGATCATGAATAAAGTTTTCAAAAACGTACCGCCCGTTATTGTTAAAAAGGCGTACCAGCCCCGAATCGGATCCTATCCATATATTCCCTTTATGGTCCTCACGAATACAATTCACCGCTCCTTTTACAACGTTGCTGCCGTTCGCCGTTTTAAATTGTGTAAAACGGCGTTGGCCCGCATTCAAACGGAGAAAAAGCCCTCTGGAAGTGCCTACCCACAATTGATGATTATGATCCTGGAACAAGGCGTTAACGGCAGCTTTTACAGGCAGGCTCACTTGTTCAAACCGGTCTGCTTTTTCATTATACCGGTTCAGGCCGGAACCGGTTCCCGCCCAAAGCACTTTTTCGGCATCGCAGAGCAGGGAAAGGACATCTGCGGTTTGCAATCCGGAGCTACCCTGGTTGTTGGCCATATAGGGCTTTATCTGCCAGCCGTCATAACGGTTCAAACCATTGGAGGTCCCCAGCCAAATAAAACCCTTCCCATCCTGTGCGATGGATAAAACGGAATTATTCGATAATCCGTTTTCGGATGTTAAATGATTAAAAGAAAGCCGTTGTGCTGTTGCCTGGTTGGCAAAAGCGCTTATAAAAAAACAGACCAGCACACCCGCTCTTAACCGGGTAAACCCATTTCTCATGAATAAATAAAAACAATTCTTAAAGCAAAGGTAGCCAAATTCCGAAGTTTTGTTAACCTTTCCTTACAAAATACATGATTGATTATCATTATGTTATGATATTGTTTAAGAAAACACCCCTATTTATTTAAGAATTTCTCCCGGGGTGCTGTAAAAGCTGCCTCATATTGCAGATGTAAAATGAAGCCGCTTATGAGCCGCTTTAAATTTGATCACATTCTAAATGATTGCGCTTATGCCAATTAGTAAGTCTTCCAAAAGGCGTTCCGGTCTCTATTATTGGGCAATAGTAGGGTTCTTTTTAGTTTCGCCGTTTTTATTGCATGCCCAATCCAAAAAGATAAACGGAACGGTAACGGATGCCAACAATGCTCCCGTAGCCGGCGCCTCCGTTCAGGAAAAAGGTACTGCCAACGGGGTCATTACAGACGACGGCGGAAAATTTGTTATTACAGTAAGTAACAGCAAAGCCGTGCTGGTTATTTCGGGGGTAGGTTATACGGCTAGCGAAGTAGCTGCTTCCAAAGTAACAGATGCACCCATTAAATTGGCCAGTAGCCAGCAGGCGCTGGATGAAGTGGTGGTAGTGGGGTACGGAACTCAGAAAAAGACATCTGTAACCGGATCTGTTTCGGTTATCAACAGTAAAGCCATTGCCAACCGGCCCGTAACGAATGCAATAAATGCATTGCAGGGTACGGCTCCGGGGTTGATCATTTCCCGCACCAGCGGTCAGCCTGGTAAAGAAGGCTGGAACATTAATATCAGGGGGCTTGCCTCGC
Proteins encoded in this region:
- a CDS encoding GNAT family N-acetyltransferase; amino-acid sequence: MSSIISFETERLLLRPTNESDTSLLFYLMNSAKWLKYIGNRDITSFEKAGNYIAQRIKPQQDRLGFGSFTIIRKEDEKKIGLCGLYERKGLPGIDIGFALLPRFEGKGYAFEATEKMLEAGFNLFGLEAIFAITAPGNLASQGLLKKLGLKDSGTILLPGETEALLLFKMLKHESHSARPLELF
- a CDS encoding hybrid sensor histidine kinase/response regulator transcription factor, with the protein product MRNGFTRLRAGVLVCFFISAFANQATAQRLSFNHLTSENGLSNNSVLSIAQDGKGFIWLGTSNGLNRYDGWQIKPYMANNQGSSGLQTADVLSLLCDAEKVLWAGTGSGLNRYNEKADRFEQVSLPVKAAVNALFQDHNHQLWVGTSRGLFLRLNAGQRRFTQFKTANGSNVVKGAVNCIREDHKGNIWIGSDSGLVRLFNNNGRYVFENFIHDPLKTNTLSNNAVSSIYEDVAGNIWIGTLNAGLNEYNPATRTFTHFSKQNGQANSLIHNNVRSILSKNNDELWVGTQEGLSVLNLKTKTFSNFQNNGNDAKSLSQNSIYSLFKDANGSIWVGTYFGGVNRVDAFSTPFKVIRNDGKGNTLNNNVVSSIVEDNNGNLWIGTEGGGLNFFDRRNNRYTEYKNDITNPASIASNLVKFVYLDAEENVWCGTHGGGLNVLDRQSGVFKHYLYTPNQVHSARMEVSAMATDNLGRFWVISTSGIYLFQKNGTHLTPLTFDNGLEALKQVQASTIYKDPSGIVWLGGTPGLYSVAGNKVTVINKNINVNSILPDGNGNIWLTQRNGPTTIYNIRSKQFYDYKNILGQRNIVGLLKDHNGQLWLSTDVGLIRFDPARKSATTYTTADGLAGKEFNYNSFLADSKGEFFFGGYHGITHFFPEQVVINNYRSPLVFTGLLLNNDEVRIDEKKGPLKNNIDQTNAIVFKHDQNLFSINFALLNYIKSNKNKYLIKLSGFDNNWKQVRAPSATYTNLPAGEYLLEVKGANNDEVWTGPIALKITVLPPFWRSNLAYLIYMLLLSAILFLLVRFFFMRALLKKEDELHQIKLNFFTNVSHEIRTHLTLIMAPIEKLLHINKEQNFTSQQLTQIKNNSDRLLSLVSELMDFRKAEANHLNLQVEETELIAFLQQIYVSFSELSLAKKISISYTHNTKEAWLFVDKKQLEKVFFNLLANAFKFTPEGGRIALKVNHQQQATEITVLDSGIGIAPKYMQKLFTNYFQVQDHGLQNTGYGLGLSIAKKIVELHHGKLRVESTQQKTEGTEGSTCFTVTLLPGAGHFNTDTQVHLVAPAAKKSVAAPLHPLRPEPLPAISGRPHRQPYTVLIAEDNPELRALLKQELEHYYNILLAPDGAAALEMVTESIPDLVISDIMMPRLNGDILCRKIKEDERTNHIPVLLLTAKSTQNDQIEGLEKGADAYITKPFSTQVLELTIQNLLETQQKLQQRLRKEFTLHLAANRTGDNKDAAVKTESDFLNHVIGIITAHLEDPDFGVEKLSRKVAMSTPVLYKKLRALTNMSVNELIKNIRFKKAAELVLQKNMTINEISFAVGYDNRKYFSKEFKKHFGVAPSEYAGRENVE
- a CDS encoding glycoside hydrolase family 2 protein, translating into MQRFALLPALLLLYCSLWSQQPAGRSTIKTKWAAAVDPQKPLPEYPRPQLVRGNWINLNGSWDYAIKPTTAEAVPAAFDGKILVPYPVESALSGVQKTVGKDNALWYRKTIQLPAAITKGNVLLHFGAVDWKCDVFVNGQPAGTHKGGYGAFTLDITKLIKKGKAQEITVRVWDPSDDGPQPRGKQVKKPNGIWYTPVTGIWQTVWIEGVPAAYIVATKNTPDIDQKTIKVETNIANAQPGDKVRVIALDKGKKLSETQVNPGATAALPIDAMKLWTPDNPYLYELKIELLRKTKVIDAAGSYFAMRKISMQKENGVQRMLLNNQFVFQYGPLDQGWWPDGLYTAPTDEALRFDIQTTKDMGFNMIRKHVKVEPARWYHYCDELGVLVWQDMPSGDMGGNVWDSRPGQLSGGNLDKERSPESEAIYRSEWKEIMDNLYNFPSIVVWVPFNEAWGQFKTKEITEWTMQHDPSRLINSASGGNFFPVGHIMDLHNYPAPAMPDPKLFGESRVLVLGEFGGLGLPLEGHTWQEKNNWGYQSFKNQNELKDRYATLIGQLAKLIPLGLSAAVYTQTTDVEIETNGLMTYDRKVFKIDPKVLHELHQQLYKAVK
- a CDS encoding rhodanese-like domain-containing protein; this translates as MKKGALLLLLIVFLNAKNTSAQLPKTKVDFDGYETLLKLVKLHRKTRLVNLDVFLKLSKQTGTIILDTRSGEMYDRKHIAGAVHLDFSDFTQDNLAGIIPSANTRVLIYCNNNIEGDPEHFPANNIRFKNVRGKTSPYALALNIPTYIGLYGYGYTNVFELAELINDSDGRLRYEGTDVNPNEPSITGAVIMTKR